In the Tenrec ecaudatus isolate mTenEca1 chromosome 16, mTenEca1.hap1, whole genome shotgun sequence genome, one interval contains:
- the TSPAN15 gene encoding tetraspanin-15 has translation MPRGDCEQVRYCARFSYLWLKFSLIVYSTAFWLIGGLVLSVGIYAEVERQKYKTLESAFLAPAIILILLGVIMFLVSFIGVLASLRDNLCMLQSFMYILGICLIIELIGGVVALTFRNQTIDFLNANIRRGIVNYYDDLDFKNIMDFVQKQFKCCGGEDYRDWSKNQYHDCDAPGPLACGVPYTCCFRNSLSIPCVATRRLTRSLCSVVAHPGSLSRTHGNPADPRLNVQDIIYVRGCTNAVLIWFMDNYTIMAGILLGILLPQFLGVLLTLLYITRVEDIIQECSVTDGLLNPGDKPGMEAGGAGCCMCYPN, from the exons CTGATCGGGGGCCTGGTCCTGTCTGTGGGCATCTATGCAGAGGTGGAGCGGCAGAAGTACAAAACCCTGGAGAGTGCCTTCCTCGCCCCGGCCATCATCCTCATCCTCCTGGGCGTGATCATGTTCCTCGTCTCCTTCATCGGTGTGCTGGCCTCGCTCCGGGACAACCTGTGCATGCTGCAGTCG TTCATGTACATCCTCGGGATCTGCCTCATCATCGAGCTCATTGGTGGTGTGGTGGCCTTGACATTCCGGAACCAG acCATTGACTTTCTGAACGCTAACATCCGCAGAGGGATTGTGAACTACTATGACGACCTGGACTTCAAAAACATTATGGATTTTGTACAGAAGCAG TTTAAGTGCTGCGGTGGCGAAGACTACAGAGACTGGAGCAAAAACCAGTACCACGACTGTGATGCCCCCGGGCCCCTGGCCTGCGGGGTGCCCTACACCTGCTGCTTCAGAAACTCG ttgtcaatacCATGTGTGGCTACCAGACGATTAACAAGGAG CCTCTGCTCTGTGGTGGCTCACCCTGGCTCCCTCAGCCGGACCCATGGGAATCCAGCGGACCCT CGCCTCAACGTGCAAGACATCATCTATGTGCGGGGCTGCACCAACGCCGTGCTCATCTGGTTCATGGACAACTACACCATCATGGCGGGCATCCTGCTGGGCATCCTGCTTCCTCAG TTCCTGGGGGTGCTGCTGACGCTGCTGTACATCACCCGCGTGGAAGACATCATCCAGGAGTGCTCTGTCACCGATGGGCTCCTGAACCCTGGCGACAAGCCTGGTATGGAGGCGGGGGGCGCCGGCTGCTGCATGTGCTACCCCAATTAA